A segment of the Thermodesulfobacteriota bacterium genome:
GCTGTCGGCCGCAACCGGCCCGGTGCCGGTCCCCTTCGGAAAGTTCGTCGACGCGCTCCTGCGCGGCGGGATCGATACCCCCGCGCGGGTCGTCCTGTCGCTTCGCCTTCCGAGGGCGCTGCTCGGAGTGCTGGTGGGCGGGGCGCTCGCCTCCTCCGGCGTCGCCTTCCAGGCGCTTCTGCGCAACCCGCTCGCGGACCCGTATATCCTCGGCGTCTCGGGAGGGGCGGCCGTGGGGGCGCTCTCGGTGGCGCTGTTCCTTTCGGCGGACG
Coding sequences within it:
- a CDS encoding iron chelate uptake ABC transporter family permease subunit, translating into MSRPAEGRARFGTVLAALLAALAGAVALSAATGPVPVPFGKFVDALLRGGIDTPARVVLSLRLPRALLGVLVGGALASSGVAFQALLRNPLADPYILGVSGGAAVGALSVALFLSAD